The Stenotrophomonas sp. ZAC14D1_NAIMI4_1 DNA segment GTTCAACATCGAGCACGATGTGTTTAGCGAGGACAGGCCCGAGAACAGGCTGCTGCGCGTCGCCCTGGACCGCGTGTGCGCGCGTACGCGCAACGCGGGAACCTGGAGGCTTGCCCAGGAGCTGTCTACGCGTATGGCCAGCGTGCCACGAAGTACCCAGGTGGCTAGCGATCTGCGTGCTTGGGGCGGTGACCGGCTGATGGCCCACTATCGCGAAGTGCGCCCGCTGTGCGAGCTAATCTTGTCGGGCCAGAGCCCCTTGGCACTGGCAGGCGATTGGCGCAGCCCAAGCATGATGTTCCCCATGGAGCGGCTGTTTGAGCGCTACGTGGGCGTTTGCCTAGCCCGTCAGTTCGCGCCGGAGTGGCGGGTGGGCGGTGCAGCGTCGGAGTACCTTTGCAGTCATGGTGAGGCAAGCTGGTTCAATCTGATTCCAGACTTTCTGCTGAGACGTGGCGATGAGCTCCGCGTACTTGATACGAAGTGGAAAGTGTTGGATGCAGCGGCCAGCGACGCGCGCGAGAAGTACGGGCTCAAACAATCCGACTTCTACCAAATGTTTGCTTACGGGCAACGCTACCTGAGTGGAGTGGGGCAAATGGCGCTGGTCTATCCGCATCATGCAGGATTCGCGCAGCCACTCCCCGCCTTCAATTTCAGTGCGGAGCTACAGCTTTGGGTGCTGCCGTTTGATCTAGAGCGTGGACTGCTGATGACGCCGGATGCGTGGCGTCCTCACACGGAACTGCGCCAGCAAGATCATCTCCTCGCCTCATAACGCCTCATACAGCCCTACTGGCAGACGAGGCGTAGCTATCGCGGCTCAGCTTTGGCGCTCAAGCCCAAGCCGTGGCCACAAAGCATCATCGCGGTCCAAGTCGTAGTCCTCGCCGAATGCCAGCGCCGCATCGCACGGAGGTAGGTCCGCGTAGCAGCCCAGCAGGAACTCATCCATGCCGGCGTCGCTGTGGTTGATGGCAAACAGGGCCAGCAGGGCTTCATCAAAGGCTTTCAGCCACTCACTGTCGATCTTGGTCATGATTTTCCTCCTGGGGCAGGGAAGAATGGCGTAGGGAAGTCTCATAAAGTGGGACGGTAAGCGGGGCGCAAGCTAGCGCGCCTCCATCCATTGCGGCCGTCACGGCAATCGTAGATCCTTGCCCAAGTGGAATCGGCTACAGGGGGCACCATGGATGGCATCGTTAATCGCTTGATAGAGCTGCACGGCGGACAGTTGTTAGTGCCGCTGGCGATATGCGCCGTGCTGGTACTGATCTTCAAGGCGCTCGCGGGACTACATCAAACCCGAGGGTCTGCTCGGCGGGAGTTCCTCGAACTTTTTCAGGAGGTCGACAAGAAGGATGACCTTTGGCTTTCGGCGTGTATCAGGCATCAGTTTGGCGCCCATTTGCCTGTCTCTATCATTCGTCGTCTGTCAAAGCTTGATCAGCCCTCGCGCGCGATTCAGGAGGTTGCTGACGCCTGGCCCCTAATTGATGTGGACGACGCAAGCGGTGAGCTACGTTGGGAGAGGCGGTGGTACGGGGTTCCCGCAGTTCGGCGCGGAATTGCCATCGCTCTCTTCGTAGGCTACTTCGCCTTTGGCATGGCTGCAGCCCTTATTGCTTATGTTCTGATATCGAGCCATATGGGTTATCGGGCGTCGTTCGCCTACTGGCTTTGGGTCGCTATTTGCGCCGCAGCTGCGGTGTTTTGTCTTAATTGGTCTGCTCTGCTCAAGAACGGCGCGCCTGCTCTCGAACGCTGGCTTGGCATGAAGTAGCGGTGCTGAATCCGAGCTGCCCGCTCACTCCCTCACCTCATAACGCCGCATCAGCCCCACCGCAGCCGCTTCCAACCGCTGCCATTCAACCAGCATCACCCGCGCGTAGTTCATCTCTACAGCGATCCCGCTCTCCACATCCACCATGGAATGTCGGCACATCGCGATCCGGTCCTCTCCAGACCGTACAAGCGTCCGCGATCCCATCACCAGTCCATCAGTCACGACCTTCGCGGCATCGCAGCTGATGAACGTCCTTACCCTCCCATCCCCGCCGCGAACCACATACCAATCCGGCTCCAGCGCCTGTGCGTCACCAGCCCCCGCCGCATGCTCGATGGCATACGGCGTCAGCCCAAACCGCAGCGGCTGCACCACACGCTCCGCCAGGTTCTGCGCCCAGCCACTTCCAATGTGCGGCGCCAGATAATCGCCCGTCCGCGCGTGGCCCACATACCGCAGCTCAATGGATACCTGCCGGAAGCCATCCTCCACCGTCCGAAAGGGGAAGTCGCCCGGCGCGGCGGCCTCCAGATTCGGCCACAGCACGGCAAGCATCACCCCGCCATCAGGAAACGGGCCGATCTGGTTGTAGAACAGATTGGCGGGGAACGTGAAACGGCGCGGGCCTACGTCCGCCGCCACCGGCTGCGTGGAGTAGCTGCGGCCTTCCACCATGCGTGGCCGGTCGGGGTCCACCATGAAGGCAAGGATGTCGTCATCGATGCCCTGAGATGGCTCCGGTGCACAGGCGGTGGCAGCCAAGGCGATCACCCATGCAACGAAGCCATGCCGGTAAGAAGGTGAGCCGCTCATGGAAAACCCCTTTGCAGGACCAACGTGAGGACTATGCAGCTTCCCGAACCTGCCTCGGCGCACGCTCAAGCGCCATCACGTTCAACGCGACCATTGCCATCAGCATCTCCTCCGCCGAGCGAGTCGTTGCGGCATCGCTCCCCACGACGATGCCGCGGTCCCTTACCGGGTTGCTTTGCTCCCCAACAAAGCCACCCGCCTCCAACAAGCCCACCAGCGCCTCAAACGTGAGCCCGCGAACGCGTTCGCCTCTCATGTCAGCCCCCTCCGCGCAACGCAATCAGCTACGTGCAGTCACACCCGCCCCTGCGCCCGCTCAGTAGCCAAGATGGTCAGCGACAACACCGCCATCAACAGCCCCTCCATCGAGCGATCATCCAGGCAATCCTCCCGCGCGCCGTTCTGCCGCGAGCGCTCACCAGCCAGCGCCATCTCGGCGACCGTACGCAGGCCGCACAGGGCGCAGTCCGCGTCGGCCATCTGCATGCGGCGCCCCAGGCTCAGGTGCAGCTCGGGCCACGGTTGCCCATCGGCGGCGGCACCTGCGCCAATGCGCCGCAGCGTGGCGACAAAGCTGTTGGGATCGGGGGACAGATCTTCTTCGTGATCGTCGATGGCCGGTTCGGGTTGGATCTTCAGAACGGGGGCTTTCGTTGCGCTCATGGCAATGCTCCATGCAGAAAGACAGCAGGGCCACCCATAAGGTGGCGGGCGATGCGTGGCTCGAAAACCGGTCTATAGCGAATCCGGCGGGCCCGAAGACCCCCACGCACCGCCCGCCATAGAACGCGAACGGATTGTCAGCCGACGCCACCCGAAGGTGACGCCGGCTGACCAGCGCTTACACATCGCTATAGAGCAGCGGGTTTTCGACGCCCGCGCCACCCGTTTGAGGTGGCAGGCCAAGGTTTACTCGCCCGGCAGCGGGATGCCAAGAAGCCGCAGTCCGAAGAGGCCGCAAGTGCTGACGCTTACGGCATTGTTGCATGCTGTCCATCGCCCGAATGCTTTGCAGGGCAATGGTTTCCGCCGTTGTTAAGTTGCCACCCAAATGCACATAGAAATGCCCGATTTACAAACTCTTGTAAGCCCAATCACGACAGCCCCATCGCAGCGCCAAACCGCGAAACGTGCCGATTGCGACACCACTCAACTATGCATCGCCAAACCCGGCATCGGCCACAGCAACGGCGTGCGGGCCAGATCGTAGTCATTGCCAAACGCCATCGCCGCCTCGCGCGGCTCCAGATCCGCGTAGCAGTTGAGCAGGTACTCATCCATGCCCGCATCGCTGTGGTCCACGGCAAACAGGCCCAGCAAGGCCTCGTCAAACTCTTCCAGCCATTCGGGGTCGATCTTGGTCATGGTCATCCTCCTGGGGCAGGGGAGGATGACGTAGGGGTGTCTCACCGGCTGGGACGGTGCGAGCTGCGGGCAAAGACCACGCTCACGCGAACCCGAACAGGCATGGCCCGGCCACCTGACG contains these protein-coding regions:
- a CDS encoding McrC family protein codes for the protein MAVLTVREYARIGVSESGARQEGLDAAFLPQASFDWLCAEFERLRAGGAALMQRDGARWLRLDQYVGVMECPDGTTLEVLPKHVAHADDALGARRLLRRMLCTVLDIPPREGSPADVTLFDMPLSEWVMGRFIGALDELLKRGLRFDYTRVREEQLFLRGRLDISRQLRQSPTRAHVFNIEHDVFSEDRPENRLLRVALDRVCARTRNAGTWRLAQELSTRMASVPRSTQVASDLRAWGGDRLMAHYREVRPLCELILSGQSPLALAGDWRSPSMMFPMERLFERYVGVCLARQFAPEWRVGGAASEYLCSHGEASWFNLIPDFLLRRGDELRVLDTKWKVLDAAASDAREKYGLKQSDFYQMFAYGQRYLSGVGQMALVYPHHAGFAQPLPAFNFSAELQLWVLPFDLERGLLMTPDAWRPHTELRQQDHLLAS